Genomic segment of Panicum virgatum strain AP13 chromosome 2K, P.virgatum_v5, whole genome shotgun sequence:
TTatagcggatttcattgttgagcatcAGATTaataatgagcatgatttagaaattggccatattttttgcacaccatggaagcttTATTTTGATGGATCGTTTTGTGAATATGGGAGAGGAATTGGTGCTGTCCTTATATCTCCaagtggtgctgtttttgagttctcaaactaATTAGAAGAGtattgcacaaataaccaagttgagtatgaaacattattatttggcttggagattttacaatccatgggcgtgaagcatgttgaagctttTGGTGATTCGCTTCACGTTGTGCAGAAAGtgtccaaggtatgccaatgttataAGGTTCGTTAAACGCATATCTTGATAAGTGCCTCGAcattatttctttttttgattaatttgttataagacatttgtcaagagaaaaaaatggacaggctaatgctctggctcagcaagcatctggttataatgttagaaaaggaaaattcaATATTAGAAAACCAATGCAAATCAAAGCCGAGTTgtaggttctggacgaaccggtccgaccggttgcagcgaccggtctgaccgtccAAACCGGTTTGACCGCCCAGTTAGCGGAAAACACCAATTCGGCCgtgattttgatcaaacttatcaacaagaaaatagaagaaaatcctaagaggtggcatgaagtactatctgaagcattgtgggctcatcgcaTATCTCGTCATGGTGCTACCAatgttactccttttgagcttgtgtatggtcaagaggccgttttaccaaTTGAGataaatctggacgcttatagattggctaatcAAAACGATCTTTCCGCCGTTGATTATTATAATtcaatgatggataatattgatgaggtgaccgacaagcggaTGAAGGCTTTGAAAGAGATTGAaaaagacaagcttcgggttgctagagcttacaacaagaagatAAAAGGTAAATCTTTTCAagttggagatctagtttggaagacaatattaCCTCTTGGGATAAAAAACAATAAGAATGgtaaatggtcgccaagttgggagggtccgtATAGGGTTGTTAAAGTTATCTTCAGGAATTTTTACATGATGGAGACGCTGCAAGGAGATCGACTACCTAGAGCTAttaatggaagatacttgaagaaattccaCCCTAGCGTATGGCAAGACGATGAAGAAAAGATGGCCGATTTGTGAAAATCGCCCTTAGCAGTATTTTTTAGGCCCTAGTATTGTATAGCATATTTCTGTTATTTGCTTTTTAGCTTGTAAACACACTAAAaagcagggggcatatgttgacaaccaaaattggcacctgCCGAGGCCGACCGGGCTGGTCTGTACAGACCGAGTataattagggtttttgtaaagagtccttttgtaatcctactcgtgaagggtaCGTCTTCTccagcctataaatataaaggctaaggccgattgaggttattcccaatcgaatcaactaaaaaatcgcattacttttttttttgtctctcaaaccctagccttttccaaccctagattgttTTCTTCCTTCATCTCTATAGCGTTTGAAGatattctgagtggcctgccgacttcagagcaaccctagcgtgacgagctccgacggggtccctcccgagctcgccgtTCTAGGCTTTCAGCGAATCCCTGCAAGaattggtctgaccggtcggcggcactggtctgaccggtcggcggcaccggtctgaccggcctgcCCAGAGTTTCgtgggtgttgatcgttttgacgatcgttcgcgcgtgctagcgcattcgagtgtgtttgtGCGATTTTGTGTCAATACACGTACCGGGCATATGACAGCTATGACGAAAGAATGCACTATTGTCCTACAGATTTGGACACTGTAGAGTGGCACTATCTGGTGAAGTTTTTTGGTACTCCTGAATTCCAGGTTTGATGACATGTACTCTCTTCTTATGAATTAAAACCACTTCAACTGGAAGCAAAGCTTTCGGGCACTGATATTTTTACGTATCACCGCAATGTGCAGGCTAGAAGTGCCAGGAATACTCAGAATCGGCTTCTTAGAAAGACACAACATCTGGCTGGCTCCAAGCCTTTTTCTCAGTTGAGTTACGAGAAGGTAATAACTTGACAATCACATGTTTATGCATGTTACAGCAGCATACTGTTTGATATTTTATTTCTTGCCAAATCAGAGGGACCCAGAAACTGGGGAAGAGCTGAATGATTTGGACCTTTGGTTGATGACGCACACTAAGGATGGGTCATGGACAAACCAAACATCAAAGGATATATATGTGAGCTCCAACTAAGTTTTttgatttcatttagtacttgaTGATGCAAAGATGGTAACTGCAATTACAACTCCAATTTAATCCATCTGTGCCTTTTCAATGGCAGGATACAGCAAGCGCCAAAATTTCAGAGAGGGAATCGAATGCTTCATACGGCAACATCGTTAGAAACGTGGAGAGAAACCTGATTTTCCAGAAAGCATACCAGGAAGTCACAACTTCCAAAAAGAAAAGGTTGCATGGTAATGGATACATGGATGTGTACCCAACTAGAAGGCAGCTACTGCTTAAGGACTTCAACAACAGATCCATGACTGAGCAGCAAATTCATGAGGAAAACTTAGCCATTGAGGAATCACTTGGGAAGTTACACAACCACATGGCACGACGAGATGCTGAACAGTTGGAGGAAATGGCAACTTTCATGCAAGAATTTGAAGCCCAAAAGGAAGAGCATAGGCTTGCGATGGAAGCGCTGCAGGAAGAACATAGGAAGGAGTTGGAAGAACTGAGGAAGGCAAGGGAGGCCGATAAAGAAGCCCTTAAGAAAGAGCTCCTCTCAATGATGAAAGAAGCACAAGGAAATGAAGCTTTACACCAGGTATACTAGAAATTTATTGCAAATTCATAACACTAGAAATTGAGAGTACAGATTAGCATCTCTTATGAAATATGTACATGTAGACAGCACAATAATTTAAACTTCCAAACTTCCTCGAGGATTCTATTCTAACCAAAATATAATTGCAGCCAAACAATGATGGAAATAATGGAACTACACAAGGGTCTGGTGCAACCCACATTACTCAACAAGATGAAGAACAAACTAACACTGATGCACCTCCTTTACCTCAGGTATTCCTGATTACAAATCAAATGTTTAGCGTCATTTCATACTACAAATTATGGAGCCTAATTTTTTCACTCCAACTTATTTTTTAGCAGCAGCAAACTCAACCCATATCTAACCAGCCTTCAGTTGGTACTCGCACTACTAGAAGTACTGCTGTAAACAAAGAAGCGAATACATGGGCGTCTTATATTGGTCCGCAACATCTGAAGGAACAATTAGCTGCTAGAAAAAGATCATCTGCAAACAAAAAGAAGGACCAAGTTAGCAAATCACAGGTTCTAGTTGAGGAAACTTCCCCCTTCCTCTGCTTAATTATTCTGTTTCACCTGTCAAAGTGTCAGGTTTTGTTATATGCTCTCAGTCTGACTAGTGCTGTACCAATTACTTGACAAGTTTAGTTTCATATTATGCAAATAACAATGTCTTTCTTTCGTTTCAGGACTACCTGAGTGCACCGATAACTGATGGGAATCGAATGTCTACGCGAAGGCTGCGTGATGGCTTTGCTCAACTCCAAACCAGATCAAACAATGTCCTTGCACAATTGTGTTAAACATTTTATGTCTTCGGGAATGCAGTGTTTTCTTAAATTTGATAGTATTTCATCCATGGATATTGTGTTATGGGTGTGAAATGAAATATTATATTATCATATATTGTTTTCAATTATCTGTTTGGCCAACAAAGTGTGCGTGGAAAATTCATATCCAACCGCTTGTTAAGCGTGGCAATATAGAATTCACCATAAAACATTCCACGTGGCAATAGGGGCTTCATATTATCGCAACCCAACGTTTGAGTGGCAATACAAGAGCCCACCTATAGTCACCGCACAATAATCGTGGCAATAGTGTTGCCCACTTATAGCAACCAAACAACTGTAGTGGCAATACAACAGCCCACCTATAGCAACCAAACAAATATGGTGGCAATATCGGTACCCTCCTATAGCAACTGAACAATTGTAGTGGCAATACAACATCCCACTTATAGCAACCAAACAAATATGGTGGCAATATCGGTACCCTCCTATAGCAACCGAACAATTGTAGTGGCAATACAACACCCCACCTATAGCAACCAAACAAATATGGTGGCAATATCGGCAGCCTCCTATAGCAACCGAACAATACTAGAGGCAATAGAGGTCCCCACGTATAGCAACCATACAATTCTAGTAGCAATAGCGCTACACACTTATAGCAACCAAACTTTCAGAGTGGCAATAGAGGAACGAC
This window contains:
- the LOC120695220 gene encoding Golgi integral membrane protein 4-like; this encodes MDNIDEVTDKRMKALKEIEKDKLRVARAYNKKIKDLDTVEWHYLVKFFGTPEFQARSARNTQNRLLRKTQHLAGSKPFSQLSYEKRDPETGEELNDLDLWLMTHTKDGSWTNQTSKDIYDTASAKISERESNASYGNIVRNVERNLIFQKAYQEVTTSKKKRLHGNGYMDVYPTRRQLLLKDFNNRSMTEQQIHEENLAIEESLGKLHNHMARRDAEQLEEMATFMQEFEAQKEEHRLAMEALQEEHRKELEELRKAREADKEALKKELLSMMKEAQGNEALHQPNNDGNNGTTQGSGATHITQQDEEQTNTDAPPLPQMVSSEKAIVSEVNIIKATMEELADDERQAYLITEEHLKEQFLHGFKECAVLQVERRQG